One Bacillus spongiae DNA window includes the following coding sequences:
- a CDS encoding Na/Pi cotransporter family protein codes for MLFQFFGGLGIFLYGIKFMGDGLQKSAGDRLRDILDRFTTNPIMGVLAGIIVTILVQSSSATTVITVGLVSAGFMTLRQAIGVIMGANIGTTVTAFIIGIDIGEYALPIIAIGSMLLFFFKSKKVHNAGQIVFGFGALFYGLELMSGGMKPLRSLEAFSDLTLSMSDNPILGVVVGTLFTVIVQSSSATIGILQELFTEDLISLTAALPVLFGDNIGTTITAVLAAIGTSVAARRAAATHVLFNIVGTTLFLILLTPFQLFVEFLQTTFSLNPKMTIAFAHGSFNITNTLIQLPFVGVLAMIVTKLIPGEDSIIEYKSKHLDPMFIEQSPSIALGQAKEEVLRMGQFAVKGLEETNEFLRTKTSKHADSAYQIEGAINNLDKKITDYLIQLSSSSLSEVESERHSILMDTVRDIERIGDHFENIVELVEYQQTNKVKVTDQAMSDLEGMFKLTIDTVQKAITCLDQNDQSIAREVAEKEDLIDKMERKLRKQHILRLNEGLCTGQAGIVFVDIISNLERIGDHAVNIAEAVLGEEE; via the coding sequence ATGTTGTTTCAATTTTTTGGAGGACTGGGTATTTTCTTATATGGTATTAAATTTATGGGGGACGGTCTCCAAAAATCAGCTGGTGATCGCCTTAGAGATATTCTAGATCGCTTTACAACAAATCCAATTATGGGTGTACTTGCAGGGATTATTGTCACAATATTAGTGCAAAGTTCCTCTGCAACAACAGTTATTACAGTAGGTCTTGTTAGTGCAGGCTTTATGACGCTTCGTCAAGCAATCGGGGTTATCATGGGAGCAAATATCGGGACAACTGTAACGGCCTTTATTATTGGAATTGATATTGGTGAATATGCGTTACCAATTATTGCTATCGGTTCAATGCTACTATTTTTCTTTAAAAGTAAAAAGGTTCATAATGCTGGACAAATTGTCTTTGGGTTCGGTGCGTTATTCTATGGTTTAGAGCTGATGAGCGGTGGGATGAAACCACTTCGTTCACTTGAAGCCTTTAGTGACCTTACGCTTAGTATGAGTGACAATCCGATACTTGGAGTGGTAGTAGGGACGTTATTTACGGTTATAGTACAAAGTTCTAGTGCAACGATTGGAATTCTTCAAGAGTTATTTACAGAAGATCTAATCAGTTTAACAGCTGCACTTCCAGTCTTGTTTGGAGACAATATAGGAACGACGATTACAGCGGTATTAGCGGCTATTGGAACGTCAGTAGCAGCAAGAAGAGCAGCTGCAACGCACGTCCTGTTTAACATTGTTGGTACAACGCTATTTTTGATTTTATTAACGCCTTTTCAATTGTTTGTTGAGTTCTTACAAACAACATTTTCATTAAATCCAAAAATGACGATTGCTTTTGCACACGGATCGTTTAATATTACGAATACGCTCATTCAATTACCATTTGTAGGCGTGTTAGCAATGATCGTTACGAAGTTAATTCCTGGAGAAGATTCAATCATCGAGTATAAATCTAAGCATTTAGATCCAATGTTCATTGAACAATCCCCTTCGATTGCTTTAGGGCAAGCGAAAGAGGAAGTACTTCGCATGGGACAATTTGCGGTTAAAGGACTTGAAGAAACGAACGAGTTTTTACGAACTAAAACGAGTAAACACGCAGATTCAGCTTATCAAATTGAAGGTGCGATTAATAACTTAGATAAAAAAATTACCGATTATTTAATTCAGTTATCATCGTCTTCCTTATCAGAGGTAGAATCTGAACGTCATTCTATCCTTATGGATACAGTTCGCGACATTGAGCGCATTGGGGATCATTTCGAGAATATTGTTGAGCTCGTTGAGTATCAGCAAACGAATAAAGTGAAGGTTACAGATCAAGCAATGTCTGATTTAGAAGGCATGTTCAAATTAACGATCGATACTGTTCAAAAAGCCATTACTTGTCTTGATCAGAATGACCAATCGATTGCACGTGAGGTAGCTGAAAAAGAAGATTTAATTGATAAGATGGAACGTAAATTACGTAAACAACATATTTTACGTTTAAATGAAGGGTTATGTACAGGGCAAGCTGGAATTGTGTTTGTCGATATTATAAGTAATCTTGAACGAATTGGCGACCATGCAGTCAATATTGCAGAAGCCGTTTTAGGAGAAGAGGAGTAA
- a CDS encoding penicillin-binding transpeptidase domain-containing protein: MNQPKEKKKKNHLFNRMNLLFFVVFMLFSALIFRLGIVQIVEGEEYKRIVERTEEVIVGTSVPRGKMYDRNGRLVVDNKPLKAITYTKSQATDASEVLRVARVLATIIEKNTDRITDRDREDFLLLTEKITIGDKVPQEEQDSIMEDEKIENPDKVIYDLARERMTEAELNSISTSELEVLAIFREMNSGYALTPQAIKVGEGDDESTYVTDKEFAVVSEHLSLLPGVNTTMDWERVYPFEDILSSILGKVTTSKEGLPSEKLDYYTSRGYSRNDRVGKSFIELQYEDVLSGQKKQYRNITDKEGNVLRTEPVNEGKPGQDLVLTFDMELEEALDKMVEDELRKIKKAGVHPLTDRIFLAMMDPNTGEILAMVGKQWVDGEVIDYAMGTFTSAHEIGSAVKGATVLAGYMGDVLTPGERLLDEPITFKDTPTKNSWFNPYGGIGNKWMNERYALEKSSNSFMYKIALKLAGEGYYGAGNPLNVIPDDYLTLRYHYNQFGLGVKTGIDLPGEQTGFKISDPKALEDVPGGKLLDLAIGQFDTYTPMQMLQYVSTIANGGNRIAPKVVKEIRDPNVTSEGLGPVAHENSPTVLNRLDLTAAELNTVQEGFYRVFHGTEGTGRNFLNLDAAGKTGTAEVIYYGPNRSAWGTETENHSIVGYAPFDQPEVAFAVISPWGNINASNAWKQSNKKLAQRALEKYLELKEKNKK; the protein is encoded by the coding sequence TTGAACCAGCCAAAAGAAAAGAAAAAGAAAAATCACCTTTTTAATCGGATGAATTTATTGTTTTTTGTCGTATTCATGCTTTTTTCCGCACTCATTTTCAGATTAGGTATCGTCCAAATCGTGGAGGGAGAGGAATATAAACGAATAGTGGAACGAACCGAAGAAGTGATCGTCGGTACAAGTGTTCCACGGGGGAAAATGTATGACCGTAATGGTAGACTAGTTGTCGATAATAAGCCTTTAAAGGCGATTACTTATACGAAAAGCCAGGCCACAGATGCATCAGAAGTGTTAAGAGTTGCTAGAGTACTAGCGACAATTATTGAGAAAAACACAGACCGAATTACAGATCGGGACCGAGAAGATTTTTTATTACTAACTGAAAAGATTACAATTGGTGATAAAGTTCCACAAGAGGAACAGGACTCAATTATGGAAGATGAAAAAATTGAAAATCCGGATAAAGTAATCTATGATCTTGCAAGAGAACGGATGACGGAAGCGGAACTAAATTCAATTAGCACGAGCGAATTAGAGGTATTAGCGATTTTCCGTGAGATGAATAGCGGCTACGCGTTAACCCCACAAGCCATCAAGGTAGGTGAAGGGGATGATGAATCGACGTATGTTACGGACAAAGAATTTGCGGTCGTAAGTGAACATCTCTCATTACTACCTGGTGTTAACACAACGATGGACTGGGAAAGAGTGTACCCTTTTGAAGACATATTAAGCTCGATTCTAGGGAAGGTCACGACGTCTAAAGAAGGACTCCCTAGTGAAAAATTAGATTATTACACATCCCGTGGATATAGTCGAAATGACCGTGTCGGCAAAAGCTTTATTGAATTACAATACGAGGATGTGCTGTCAGGACAAAAAAAGCAGTATCGCAACATTACGGATAAAGAAGGGAATGTCCTGCGTACAGAGCCAGTTAATGAAGGGAAGCCAGGTCAAGACTTAGTTTTAACCTTCGATATGGAATTGGAAGAAGCCCTTGACAAGATGGTTGAGGATGAATTAAGAAAAATAAAAAAGGCGGGAGTACATCCGTTAACAGACCGCATTTTTCTTGCGATGATGGACCCAAATACAGGAGAAATTCTTGCGATGGTTGGGAAGCAGTGGGTTGACGGTGAAGTGATTGATTACGCAATGGGAACATTCACGTCAGCGCATGAGATTGGTTCTGCCGTGAAGGGGGCAACAGTGCTTGCGGGCTACATGGGGGATGTGCTGACCCCAGGAGAGAGGTTGTTAGATGAGCCTATAACATTTAAAGACACTCCTACTAAGAACTCTTGGTTTAACCCGTATGGTGGAATAGGAAATAAGTGGATGAATGAAAGGTATGCTCTCGAAAAATCGTCCAACTCCTTTATGTACAAAATAGCATTAAAATTAGCCGGGGAAGGCTATTATGGAGCTGGAAATCCACTTAACGTTATTCCAGACGATTATCTCACTTTACGATATCATTATAATCAATTCGGGCTTGGAGTCAAAACGGGAATCGATTTACCTGGCGAACAAACAGGTTTTAAAATATCAGATCCGAAGGCATTAGAGGATGTGCCGGGGGGGAAATTGCTTGATTTAGCGATTGGCCAATTTGATACGTACACCCCAATGCAAATGCTGCAATACGTTTCGACGATTGCGAATGGTGGGAACCGAATTGCTCCGAAGGTCGTTAAAGAAATTCGCGACCCTAATGTTACTTCAGAGGGGCTCGGTCCGGTTGCACATGAAAATTCACCAACGGTGTTAAATCGCTTGGATCTTACTGCAGCAGAACTTAATACTGTTCAAGAAGGGTTTTATCGCGTGTTCCATGGTACTGAGGGTACAGGGAGAAATTTCCTTAATCTGGACGCGGCCGGAAAAACGGGCACAGCCGAGGTAATATATTATGGACCGAATCGATCGGCATGGGGAACGGAAACGGAAAACCACTCTATCGTTGGGTATGCGCCTTTTGACCAGCCAGAAGTGGCGTTCGCCGTCATTTCTCCTTGGGGAAACATAAATGCTAGTAATGCTTGGAAACAATCCAATAAGAAATTAGCTCAGCGTGCTTTAGAAAAATATTTAGAACTGAAGGAAAAAAATAAGAAATAA
- a CDS encoding DUF1189 domain-containing protein: MMNIFSQLVKSLYSPLDIARFRFQGIGKTILFLFFLTLITTIPTFITLTSFINQTIDEGKNILSDDIPPFEIRNDELQTDLTEPYTKSGNDFSIVIDNSSNSFNPEYDNTFTIAFLQTKMLIATAGNHQEIPYNQLSGLSISDQSLAEYLEMFESSLIIFLPIIYLITYIFSSFMTFMKVILFSFVGVLIAKALQRKLNYRQSFRITAYAITLPTLFFSIMNLLNTIVPGGLLLNSLVTTVMLYLTIKEIPQPKTP, from the coding sequence ATGATGAATATATTTTCTCAGCTAGTAAAAAGTTTGTACTCACCACTTGATATCGCTAGATTTCGTTTTCAAGGAATAGGAAAGACTATACTTTTCCTCTTTTTTCTGACACTAATTACAACAATCCCAACTTTTATAACACTCACCTCATTTATTAATCAAACAATAGATGAAGGGAAGAATATTCTTTCTGACGATATTCCTCCTTTCGAAATTCGTAATGACGAGCTACAAACCGACTTGACAGAGCCTTACACTAAATCAGGGAATGATTTTTCAATCGTAATTGACAATTCATCAAATTCTTTTAACCCTGAATATGACAATACCTTCACCATTGCGTTTTTACAGACGAAAATGCTTATTGCGACCGCAGGGAACCATCAAGAGATTCCTTATAATCAATTAAGTGGACTTTCGATATCTGATCAAAGCTTAGCAGAGTATTTGGAGATGTTTGAATCATCTCTTATTATTTTCTTGCCTATTATCTATTTAATTACCTATATCTTTTCTTCTTTTATGACTTTTATGAAAGTAATCTTATTTTCCTTTGTGGGCGTCTTAATAGCAAAGGCATTACAACGAAAACTAAACTATCGCCAAAGTTTTCGTATTACCGCTTATGCCATTACACTACCTACGCTATTCTTTTCAATTATGAATTTGTTAAACACAATTGTGCCAGGGGGGTTACTATTGAATAGCCTCGTCACGACCGTAATGCTTTATTTAACAATTAAAGAAATACCTCAACCGAAAACACCGTAA
- a CDS encoding superoxide dismutase, which translates to MAFELPQLPYAIDALEPHIDKETMNIHHTKHHNTYVTKLNDALAGHDGLLSKSIEEVVSNLDAIPEEARTAVRNNGGGHANHSLFWQILSPAGGGEPTGELAEAISNKFGSFESFQAQFAAAGAGRFGSGWAWLVVNNGELEVTSTPNQDSPLMEGKTPILGLDVWEHAYYLNYQNRRPDYINAFWNVVNWDEVSKRYSAAK; encoded by the coding sequence ATGGCATTTGAATTACCTCAATTACCTTACGCTATTGATGCGCTTGAGCCACACATTGACAAAGAAACAATGAATATTCATCACACAAAACACCATAACACATATGTGACAAAGTTAAATGATGCTTTAGCTGGTCATGATGGACTATTAAGTAAATCAATTGAAGAAGTTGTATCAAACCTTGATGCAATTCCAGAAGAAGCTCGTACTGCTGTTCGAAATAACGGTGGTGGCCATGCTAACCATAGCCTATTCTGGCAAATTTTATCACCAGCTGGTGGTGGAGAGCCTACAGGTGAATTGGCTGAAGCGATTTCTAATAAATTTGGTAGCTTTGAAAGCTTCCAAGCACAATTTGCTGCAGCTGGAGCAGGACGCTTTGGTTCAGGTTGGGCTTGGCTAGTTGTCAATAACGGTGAACTTGAAGTTACAAGCACGCCGAACCAAGACTCTCCATTGATGGAAGGAAAAACACCAATCTTAGGTTTAGACGTGTGGGAGCATGCTTATTACTTAAATTACCAAAACCGTCGTCCAGATTACATTAACGCTTTCTGGAATGTTGTAAATTGGGATGAAGTATCAAAACGCTATTCTGCAGCAAAATAA
- a CDS encoding DUF456 domain-containing protein: protein MEWIYWAIVIILIIIAFVGLLYPIIPSVLFLAASFILYGVFFSFEPFNWLFWVIQGLFVLLLFGADYVANTIGLKRFGATKAGIVGSTIGILIGPFVIPVLGIIVGPFLGAVIGELIVHKTDIKQALKVGVGSLVGFISSIFTKGIIQTIMVVYFLWMVL from the coding sequence TTGGAATGGATCTATTGGGCAATTGTCATCATACTCATCATTATTGCGTTTGTAGGCCTCTTATACCCTATTATTCCTAGTGTATTGTTTTTAGCAGCAAGTTTTATATTATATGGTGTGTTCTTTTCTTTTGAGCCTTTTAACTGGCTATTTTGGGTCATTCAAGGTTTATTTGTCCTTTTATTGTTCGGTGCTGATTACGTAGCCAATACAATTGGATTGAAAAGATTTGGTGCTACGAAAGCTGGTATAGTAGGAAGTACGATTGGAATATTAATCGGACCATTTGTTATTCCTGTTTTAGGTATTATAGTAGGCCCTTTTCTAGGAGCAGTAATCGGAGAACTTATCGTTCATAAAACAGATATAAAACAAGCACTGAAAGTTGGCGTGGGCTCGCTTGTCGGGTTTATAAGCTCAATTTTTACAAAAGGAATCATTCAAACCATTATGGTGGTCTATTTCTTATGGATGGTTTTATAA
- a CDS encoding MFS transporter, protein MSHLKKVLGDVELTKDLTLLLLIGGIYSLSIALSNTFVNIYLWKQSGEYLDLGIYNLTIVIFQPLTFILAGRWAKKIDRVIVLRIGVIFLAFFFITVLLFGESAAGNLVVLGALLGIGYGFYWLAFNVLTFEITEPETRDFFNGFLGILTSAGGMVGPILAGFIISRFTSFKGYTIVFIISLVLFSLAVLLSFFLKRRPAQGKYCFRRIFQERRHNENWRLITNAHFFQGLREGTFLFVISVFVFITTGSEFAIGTFGLINSAIAFVAYYIASRVIKKSERKKAIFLGGLLLYASIFLLVFDLTYTKLLIYAALIAVAYPVMLVPYVSMTYDVIGKGWKAAEMRIEYIVVRELFLNAGRIVSILSFLVSVQFFQQEKSLPILLLILGAGHFCIYFVIRKVHLV, encoded by the coding sequence ATGAGTCATTTGAAGAAAGTGCTTGGTGATGTTGAATTAACAAAAGATTTAACCCTTCTATTATTAATTGGGGGAATTTACTCATTAAGTATTGCTTTGTCCAATACATTTGTAAATATTTATTTATGGAAGCAATCAGGTGAATATCTTGACTTAGGCATTTACAACTTAACGATTGTTATTTTTCAACCACTCACCTTTATTTTAGCAGGCAGATGGGCGAAGAAAATTGATCGTGTGATTGTGTTACGAATTGGTGTGATTTTTTTAGCTTTTTTCTTTATTACCGTATTGTTATTTGGAGAGTCAGCTGCCGGAAATTTAGTCGTTCTTGGCGCCTTATTAGGGATAGGGTATGGTTTTTACTGGCTTGCCTTTAATGTGTTAACATTTGAAATTACCGAGCCTGAAACAAGAGATTTTTTTAATGGGTTTTTAGGAATTTTAACTTCAGCCGGTGGGATGGTTGGTCCGATATTGGCTGGCTTTATAATCTCTAGATTTACTTCTTTTAAAGGCTATACGATTGTCTTTATCATTTCACTCGTATTATTTAGCTTGGCTGTGCTATTAAGTTTTTTTCTCAAGCGACGACCAGCTCAAGGGAAATATTGTTTTAGGCGGATTTTTCAAGAGAGGCGGCATAATGAAAATTGGCGGCTCATTACAAATGCTCATTTTTTTCAAGGACTTAGGGAAGGAACGTTTTTGTTTGTTATTTCTGTATTTGTCTTCATCACGACAGGTAGTGAATTTGCGATTGGCACGTTCGGTCTAATTAATTCCGCCATTGCTTTTGTAGCGTATTACATCGCCTCTCGTGTGATTAAAAAAAGCGAGCGGAAAAAGGCAATCTTTTTAGGGGGACTACTGTTATATGCGTCCATTTTTTTACTCGTATTTGATTTAACCTATACAAAACTTTTGATTTACGCTGCGTTAATTGCGGTCGCTTACCCTGTCATGCTCGTTCCATATGTTTCGATGACTTATGATGTAATCGGAAAAGGGTGGAAAGCTGCCGAAATGAGAATTGAATACATTGTCGTACGAGAGCTTTTTCTAAACGCTGGAAGAATCGTTTCGATCCTTTCTTTTTTAGTATCTGTCCAATTCTTTCAACAAGAAAAAAGCTTACCTATATTGTTATTGATTTTAGGAGCAGGCCATTTTTGTATTTACTTCGTTATTAGAAAAGTCCATTTAGTATAA
- a CDS encoding penicillin-binding protein 2, producing the protein MNRPAQKQKKKAIIIRQMNRLFFAVFLLFSLLVFRLGIVQIVNGEEYLRQIERTEEVVISLNVPRGKMFDRNGKLLVDNSSRLAITFTKSQSTNTDDMLAIAQKLATLIEKNTDNITERDIKDFLLVTEKVSIKDKVPIAEQNAIREDQSIDYPDQAIYQLTLERITEAEVSSLTANELEQLAIFREMNRGYALTPQVIKVGDGDDNTTFVTEEEFALVSENLVSLPGINTMTAWERSYPFGNVFRPIFGKVTTAREGLPNEKLATYLSRGYSRNDRVGKSFIELQYEDVLKGQKEKILNITDKAGNVLETKVIQAGKRGQDLVLSIDIELQEAIDQIVENELRRIKNANVHPLMDRIFFVMMDPFTGEILAMSGKQWVDGEIIDYPMGAYTSAHEIGSAVKGATVLTGYMEDVLNPGEYLVDEALKFKGTEIKNSWFNTSLGKRITMTEGRALEQSSNSFMYKIALRLAGETYRYNRPVGFTPNDFEALRSNLSQFGLGVRTGIDLPGEQLGYKQVDKGALAVEPGKMLDLAIGQFDTYTPLQMLQYVSTIANGGNRIAPKIVKDIREPYDKAEGLGPLAYEHSAKVLNHLDATRTEIEAVQKGFYRVFHGPRGTSRDVFGNTDPHYQTDYVAAGKTGTAEVVYYGPKRSEWGTSTYNYSLVGYAPYDRPEVAFSVMTPWADPKVKKIYHNPNERVAYYALNKYFELKENRQ; encoded by the coding sequence TTGAATCGCCCAGCTCAAAAGCAAAAAAAGAAAGCGATAATCATTAGACAGATGAATAGATTATTTTTTGCTGTATTCTTATTATTTTCCTTACTTGTATTTCGCTTAGGCATTGTTCAAATAGTGAATGGAGAGGAATACTTACGACAAATCGAACGAACGGAAGAAGTAGTCATTAGTTTAAATGTTCCCCGTGGAAAGATGTTTGATCGTAATGGTAAGCTCCTTGTCGATAATTCGTCACGACTTGCTATTACGTTTACGAAAAGCCAATCTACGAATACAGACGATATGTTAGCGATTGCTCAGAAGCTAGCCACCTTGATAGAAAAAAATACGGACAATATAACGGAGCGAGATATAAAAGATTTTTTACTTGTAACGGAGAAAGTTTCGATAAAGGATAAAGTACCTATAGCAGAACAGAATGCTATTAGGGAAGATCAATCAATAGATTATCCCGATCAAGCTATTTATCAGTTAACACTAGAGAGAATCACAGAAGCAGAAGTGAGCTCTCTAACGGCGAATGAATTGGAACAATTGGCGATTTTCCGTGAAATGAATCGTGGTTATGCGCTAACCCCTCAAGTAATTAAAGTAGGAGATGGGGATGATAACACGACCTTTGTTACGGAGGAAGAATTTGCACTCGTTAGTGAAAACTTAGTCTCTTTACCAGGTATTAATACAATGACTGCATGGGAAAGGTCATATCCATTTGGCAATGTATTTAGGCCGATTTTTGGAAAAGTGACGACTGCACGTGAAGGGCTGCCAAATGAGAAGTTAGCTACCTATTTATCACGAGGCTATAGCCGAAATGATCGAGTCGGCAAAAGCTTTATTGAATTGCAGTATGAAGATGTGTTAAAAGGACAAAAGGAGAAAATCCTCAATATCACAGATAAAGCAGGAAATGTTTTGGAGACGAAAGTGATACAAGCAGGAAAGCGTGGCCAAGACTTAGTTTTATCAATTGATATAGAGTTACAGGAAGCCATTGATCAAATTGTAGAGAATGAATTAAGGAGAATAAAAAACGCAAATGTTCACCCGTTAATGGACCGAATTTTCTTTGTAATGATGGATCCGTTTACTGGCGAAATTCTCGCGATGTCTGGAAAACAGTGGGTAGATGGTGAAATCATTGATTATCCGATGGGAGCGTATACGTCTGCGCACGAGATTGGTTCAGCCGTGAAAGGCGCAACAGTATTGACAGGATATATGGAAGATGTGTTGAATCCAGGAGAATATTTGGTAGATGAGGCATTAAAGTTTAAAGGGACAGAGATAAAAAATTCTTGGTTTAATACATCGCTTGGAAAACGGATAACAATGACAGAAGGAAGGGCACTTGAACAGTCGTCAAATTCTTTTATGTATAAAATCGCTTTACGCCTAGCTGGTGAAACGTATCGTTATAACCGTCCTGTTGGGTTCACGCCAAATGATTTTGAAGCTTTACGAAGTAACCTTAGTCAGTTCGGTCTCGGCGTTCGCACAGGGATTGATTTACCAGGAGAGCAGCTTGGATATAAACAGGTAGACAAAGGTGCTTTAGCAGTTGAACCTGGAAAAATGCTAGACCTAGCTATTGGTCAATTTGATACGTATACGCCATTACAAATGCTTCAGTACGTTTCGACGATTGCGAATGGCGGCAATCGAATCGCTCCGAAAATTGTGAAAGACATTCGTGAGCCGTATGACAAGGCGGAAGGCTTAGGGCCATTAGCTTATGAACATTCTGCCAAAGTGCTAAATCATTTAGATGCGACGCGAACGGAGATTGAAGCTGTTCAAAAAGGGTTCTATCGAGTGTTCCACGGCCCACGTGGTACTTCAAGAGACGTTTTTGGGAACACGGACCCACACTATCAAACGGATTATGTTGCTGCGGGGAAAACGGGCACAGCTGAGGTTGTTTACTATGGTCCGAAAAGGTCTGAGTGGGGAACAAGTACTTATAATTACTCTTTAGTAGGCTATGCTCCGTATGACCGACCAGAAGTAGCGTTTTCAGTAATGACCCCTTGGGCGGATCCGAAGGTGAAAAAAATATATCATAACCCTAACGAAAGAGTTGCTTATTACGCCTTGAATAAATACTTTGAATTAAAAGAGAATCGTCAATAA